Genomic DNA from Prevotella intermedia ATCC 25611 = DSM 20706:
TGAAATAAGTGGTAAAACATTAAAATATTTTTTAAGTTTAAGCGTTAGTAACAATAATATAATTGGAAAACAGCAAGAATGAAAATATCAATCATAACAGCTACATACAACAGCGAGGCAACCATTGCCGATACGATAAACTCTGTATTGAACCAAGAATATTCTGATATAGAGTATTTGGTAATAGATGGTGGCTCGTCCGATGGCACTTTAGATATAGTAAAAGCTAATGCGCCAAGGTTTGATGGCAAGCTCCGTTGGGTATCTGAAAGCGACCGTGGAATATACGATGCAATGAACAAAGGCATAAGAATGGCAACGGGCGATATTATTGGTATTTTAAATTCAGATGACTATTATACAAGCAACGATGTGCTTTCTACATACGCAGAGACCTTTAAAACAAGTAAGGTAGACGCTGTATATGGCGATATTCATTTCATAAGGGAAGGGCAACCGCATAAGATTGCCCGATATTATTCCTCTAAAATATTCCGCCCAGCGTTATTAAGGTTTGGTTTTATGCCCGCTCACCCTTCCTTTTATGTACGGCGTTCTGTTTACGAACAAGCAGGATTTTACAGTCTTGATTACAAGATAGGGGCAGATTTTGAAATGATGGTGCGTCTATTTAAGAAACATCGCATAAGCTATAAATACATTCAGAAAGATATGGTAACGATGCGTATGGGAGGCGCAAGTACGAGTGGGCTAGGTAGCCACAAGCTTTTGCTGAAGGAAGATGCAAGAGCTTGTCGTGAGAATGGTATCTATTCTAATACATTCTTAATAGCTTTAAAGTATTTCTATAAGATATTTGAGTTTAGAATTTAAACACTTTTCTTATAGAGAATAGCTCCTTTGGTAGAATCTTATTGGGAAGACAGAAAGCCAGTCCCTTTAGTGTAATAGAGGAAGAATTTCACTTTGATTTTGTAAGGATATTTCGATAGAAAATCAATAAAAGTTGTTTTGCGTTGCGAAAGCGGCTCTTTTACAACGCAAAACCTACGCTTTTACCGTGCAAAAGAGCCGCTTTTGGAATGCGAAAACATAGGTTTTGTAATGTGTTGATAGATAGTGAATTATACGATACATACGCTTCTAAAAAATATTTACAATTTATTGGCAGATTCGGCTTATATCAAAGCTGCTTGCAAGTATCGAAACGCTATTATTCACAAAAAGCTAAAACCTTTTCTTCAAATAATTCGTAGTCGGAATAGAAGTCTTTAAGAAGTTTCTTTCTGTTTTCTTCATACTCCTCTTTGTCGAAAGTGTTTAAGTACGTCGTTATTTCTTCCGCAAGATTAGTTGTGTCTGTGATTGCTAATCCCAATTTGTAGTTCTTGGTATACTCGCCTTGTATCGTGTCGGCGGTTGTTATCATGGGCTTTCGGAAGAATATGGAATTATAGAAACGGTTTGATAATGCCGTATCGTGTGACAATTTGCGAGGATAGAAAATATTCATCATCGTGCTCTTGTTGATAATTGAAGACTCGTCTTTTTTATCATAATAGCCCGAGAATATTACATTCTTATAGTTTCCTTTCTTTGCAAATTCCTCTAACCGAGGAGCGTCTATACCTCTGCCGACAAAAGATACCAAGAAGTTTTCTCGGTTGCCCAATGCTTCAATAACAGCGGCATTCTGTTCGTAATCCCTGATACCACCTATCGTTAAAACGTTGATTTCCTTGTTATTAATGGTGTATGACAAATCATTATCATTGATAGCTTGCTTCAATATGTTTATATCAAGGTTGTGGCTTAACACGGAATCGCAGACGTTGGGTAAGCATTTTATGAAGCCTGGCGATGAAACAACGTGCAATGCTGCCAACTCCATAAGTTCTCCGTATATACCTTTGAAGTTTTGCTCAATAGATAAATCGCGATAATCCAGTATGAATTTATTCTTGTAATGCTTCTTTAAGAATGATTTTAAGAAGATTGCTACTTGAGGACCAAAGACGATTAGCTTGTCGTATTGCTCTTTTTTGATGGTCTTACGCAAAAACCTTGAATAGTCCCAATAGTATAATAGCTTGGCCATTTTATTTGCCTTGTCGTCTATTTTGCGTGTATATCTGTATGCAGCTTCTTCTTTGAGTCCTCTTTTGTCGGGGTATATGATGTCGTATTGAATATTGTTCTTGTCCAATACGTCAGTATATATCTTGACGTAAGGACAAAAATAAATGTTAGTTGGTAACAGTAGTCCAAGATTCATAATAGATTCTGTTTATAGACTTAACAGGATATTGACGATTCTTTCACAAGCTTTTCCATCTCCATAAGGATTAATAGCCTTTGCCATTTGTTGGTAGTGGTTGTGGTCTGTCAATAGTTTGCTGACGTTGCTGACAATCTTTTCTTTGTCAGTTCCGACAAGAATGACGGTTCCTGCCTCAACGGCTTCTGGGCGTTCGGTAGTACCTCGCATTACCAACACTGGCTTTTTAAGGCTCGGAGCTTCTTCTTGTATTCCGCCACTGTCTGTTAAAACAACGTCTGCCTTCTCCATCATATATATGAAACTAAGGTATTCCAATGGCTCTATGAAGAACATATTGGAGAAGTGGGATAGGTCGTTGCCCAAGACTTCATATATGGACTTGCGCACATTAGGGTTAAGATGCATAGGATATACGAAGTCTACGTCAGGGAATTGAGTTGAAAGTTCTTGAATAGCTTGTGCGATATGAATGAAGCCATCGCCAAGATTTTCGCGTCGATGCCCAGTTATTAAGACCATACGTCTGTTGCCTTGCAGTCTGTCAATGTCGTAACCAAAAGTCTTTATTTCTTCTTTTAGCTTAATGTTCAGCTGTTGGTCAGACTTTATTTTATTAACAACCCAATACAAACTGTCGATGACAGTATTTCCTGTAATATGAATTGAAGTTTCATTTACCCCTTCTTTTATCAAGTTTGTGGAACTTGTTGAAGTAGGGGAGAAGTTATAGTTTGAAATTCTTCCTATCAGTTGTCGGTTTATTTCTTCAGGCCATGGGCTATATATATTATAGGTACGCAACCCTGCCTCAACGTGTCCAACGGGTATCTGCTGGTAGTATGCAGCTAAAGCGGCAGCCATAGAGGTGGTTGTATCGCCGTGAACCAATACTAAATCGGGTCGAGTTTCTTTGAAAATATCTCGTAATCCCAACAGCACCTTACTTGTAATATCATATAGGTCTTGCCCCTTCTTCATGATATTCAAGTCGTAATTGGGTTTTATCTTGAATATAGATAACACTTGGTCAAGCATTTCGCGGTGCTGACCAGTTACACATACGATTGTTTCTACTTTATCGCGGTGTTTGTTTAATTCCAAGATAAGCGGTGCCATCTTTATGGCTTCCGGGCGTGTTCCAAATGTCAAAAGTATTTTTTTCATAATATATTCTCCTTTATAGCATTTAAATAAGCATGGCCATATTTTAAGTCTGGCTCAACATAATTGCCTTCTCCCCATTCATTCCAAGATTTCAAGAATAGAATTTTATGCTCTTGTGGTTTGGAATCTATTATATTTAAAGCTTGTTCGATATGTTTTTTGAAGTTCTCTGGTGTTGAGTTTATATAAATTCCTTCGCTGTTTCCTGCGCGTGGTGTTCTGTCCCAGCCCGGTATAATCATTGGATATACATTATCCCATTTGTCTTCAGGAGCAAAGAAGTTACTTACGACTTTTGAATATTCTAATTTGAGCGAGGGTAAGAATGGCAGCTTCTTGTGTAAAAGTTGTTTAACGATGCGCATCGTTTTGCCTTGATAGCACATTTCGCCTCGCGATTTTCCATAAGAATTGATACCATCAAACCCTAAGGCAAGTATATTGTTATAAACTTCTTTGCTATCCTTTAAATTAGGTATGACACGAGTTAAAGTTCCATCGGCATTGCGTTTGATAGTTGATGTGTTAGCTATCTGTGCAACGAAATAAATTCCAGACAATCCGTTTTCTTCTGCCAACTTTCTCCATATCTCCATAAAGATGCTTACATCTTTAAAGTGATAGGGGTCATAGATTACGAAAACAGGTTTTCCGTCAATCGTAATGTATCTCTTGTCTTTAAAAGCAGGAAGTACATAATTAAAATGTTCGGTGTAGTCTTTCTCTCCACCGTATTCCATTGGAGCTATAACTTTGTTCTTTCCGTCTTTCTGCCACGTTTTTGTTGTCCACTCATGATTTGCCCAGCAAAGGCAGAAAGGAAAGTCAGGCTTACCCGATTCCAATACTTCTTGGAAAGGACGTTGAAGCAGTAGTTTGTCTCTTCCCATCCAATAATGATAATAGCAAAAGCCTTCAATGCCATATTCTCTTGCTAAAGCTGCTTGTTGTTCCCTGATTTCAGGCAAACGTAAATCGTAGAAACCAAGGTCTGCAGGTATATGGGGTTGATAATGTCCTCTGAATTGTGGTTTTGCTTTTGCAACATTTGTCCACTCAGTAAAACCTTTACCCCATGCCTCGTCGTTTTCAGGAATAGGGTGAAACTGTGGTAAATAATATGCTATGACTCTTGCTTTCATTATTTATTTTGTTTTTTAAGAGGAAACTTCTCGAGTAATGCTTCGTGATATTTCAAGTAATAATAAAGTAAAGCGAGCACAATTATGTTTAAGTTTCTTGTGTCTGAGTACGAAAACAGATACATTCCGCCTTGCGCACTTATGCAGACAGTGAAATATAAAAGTAATAGTTGGTGCAGTTTTATCTTATTATTATTTGTCTTGTTTTTCTGAAAAGAATAGATAACGAAGAAGTTGAAAACTATAAATATTATTACTGCGAAGAAGGGACCAAAGTCGATGGTGAAGTCGCCTACAAACGTAGAAAAGACTTCATCGTTTATTTTTAGTTTTGAATAGGTTTCTCGACGTTCAACATAGTTCATTGAAGTCTTGGAATCTACTAACCTTTTAAATAGATTTAAAGTTCTGTCGCCATATCTAAGTCCGTTATCATCTAAAGCATGATTGTTGAAATATATATTTCCTTGTCCAATATACCAGTTGATAAAAGTTGCTACTCCAGCTTTTTCAGAGCCAAAGCGACTGATGGTAATTGCTGCTACGGGCAATGTGATAATGGCTATAAATACGATTCCTATTTTCTTTATAACCTTATTAAGTCTTTTTGAAAGGTATTGCTTGAATAGGAAATATCCACAGATTATAGTTAGAAAAGCTAAGGCAACTCCACTTCTCTGCCCTCGCATAACAGGCATAATTAAGTTAATAACATTCGCAAAGAGTAAGCCATAGATGATTTTATGGTTTTTCTTACTCATTGTCATAAAGTAGAACAACAGAAAAATACCAATGTCAGAGAAAGAGTTAAAGAGGATTGCAGGTATATTGCGAATAGCTCCACCGACGTTCGAGGCATTGTCTATTTGTTCCATATAGGCTTTTTTTCCTGCTTCTGCATCTGTAAAGATAGACATTAACCCATTACGGAAATCAGACACGATGCCTGGTAGGTTCAAAATAGCAACGACAATGATAATGGTTGCTATTATTCGTAAGATGTTTGACTGCGGATATTCTATGCTGTCGGTTGAATTGGTATGGTGGTAGATAGCCGGCGTTAGTGCTATCATCATCATCACGTATAAATATAAATAAGGGAAAAGCGTTAATGGCTCATAGTTTGTAAGCTGTGGAATGGAATCATCGTTAATCGTCATAATCGAAAAGACGGCATAGATGATATACATTACAATGATAAAGCTACCAGCGTCAAAGTTCTTATTTTTGCGTTGATACCAAATCAAGGTTATTACCCATAGTAGTATGAGAAATGCAGATAGTATATAATTACTTTCAATTACCGACATAAGCGTTTTGTTATAAACGAATTAACATAACTATATAGAACCTTCTTCTCTGACTTGTTAGTTCCTAACAATAATGCAAATACAATAAAGAAAGTAGGAGAATACAGGAAAATAAAAAGTATTCGTAGAATATTGCTGTCAATGTTTTTTTGTAGCAAGTAGCTACTTCCAACTCCCAATGTCAATATTATTACTCCAGGAATAATTAAAGTTGTAATATAAGAGCTTATAGAGAACCGATGATAATATTTGCGTAAACAAAATAGTCTTATAATATGTGCAAGTGCTGATACGCCTATCATTGAGATAAGAGCAAAATAAGATGGTAAACGTAGTGTAAAGAAAATCCACGAAATGGGTAAGCACAGAAGTGTCATACTCTCTACTTTTAAGTGGTATTCTTTAACTTTGCCTGTTGCTTGAATAATCGTCGTAATTGGATTATTCATTGATAAGCACACTATATAAATAATAATGAGGCGAGCAAATAAAATGAAGTTGTCATCTGTAATATTCAACCACCAATTCAAAATGTTTGGCATTTCTAAGATAATGGGTGTGCCAATAGCTAAAAGAGCATAGAGTATAAGTTTGTTGCCAACAGAAAAGAGCTTGTTAAGGTAGCTGAAGTTTTCTTCAGCATATGCTTTTATCATTGCTGGGCGCAAAGGAATGATAATACTATTGCACAATGCTCCAAAAGCATTATTAATTTGTAAAGCGACACCAAATGCAGCATTTATTGTTGCACCAAAGAATATATTCAGCAAGATAATATTTCCTTGCTGCATTCCTATATTAGCAACATTGCCAAATAGTGTCCAACCAGAAAAAGAAAGTAACTCTTTATATAGTTTTCGGTCAGTGGTTTTGTGGTAATGACATTCTTTATAGTGTGCTTTTCCATACCACAAATATATCGTGAAAATAATGATACTGCTAATTAACAGGCACATACCATAAAAAGAAAGATTATCTATCATAAACTTTCCAATAAGTATGGCTGCTCCTAATCTAAGTAAACATTCGACAGTAGATACGACAGCATAGACACCTATATCTTCGTGAGCAAAGATAGCTGCAGTATATGGAATTTGAAATAAAGAAAAAATAAATGTGAATATGGTAAATTGATACAACCATATAACAGCAGTCATTCTTGCGGCAGGTATTACTAATTGAGTATTAACGAACCATAAGCCGACAGTTTCAAATATGAAAATAATAAGAAGAGACAGTATTGCAATGATGTTAATGCACGATGAATAAATCTCTGTTTGTTTTTGAGTATCATTTTTCCCAATATAAAAAGAGAAAAATCTTTGGATAGAGAGTGAGAGCACACCTGTTAAAAAAGAAGCAACCGTTACTACACCTGCTATTGTATTGAAAATGCCATAATCTTCAACACCTAATCCTTTTATAATGACACGTACAATATAAAGGTTAAGAAATGTAATAACTAACATACGAACAAACAAAAATAGTGTGTTCGATGCTATGTTTTTTGTTTTTGCTGATTCTTTTATATCGGGCATATTAAAGTTAATGCAGTATGTCCCTTATGACGTAAACTGACAATATGATAAAAGCAGATATAAACATTTCGAGAACGAATAACATCCTTTTAGGATCTGAAGGTTTTACAGGAACTTCTGCGCCTTGGATAGTTGTAAAGACAGGAGTATGCTCTTGCAGTTTCGCATCGGCAGCTTTAAGTTGTGCCATAAGAGTAGTGTAAGTGTTGTATTTCAGCTGCATATCGTTTTCCAAATCGTTTTGCTTTAGTTTTACACTTTCCAACACAACATCTATGTCGGCATCACTTATTTGCCCATATTCCTTACGAACCTTTTCGTATTCTTTCTTAGCTTGATTTACAAGGCTTTGATAATGATTTACATCATTCCTTAGCTTCTTCGTTCTGTATTCAATAATGTATTTTTGTAGTTGTGTTCTTGTAGCATCTGCAAGCATTTTAGCTACCATTGGGTCTTGCGCTACCGTAGCAATGCTTATAATACCTGTTTTTTTATCAGTGCTTATTTTTATATTATCTCTCATTCCTTTTACAAGGTCATTATCAATCTTTGACAACTGGTAAGGGTTGAACTTTTCTGGAGCAAAGTTTGCTGTATTTTTAGGCGATAGTTTTTGTAACGCCCATGTATAAGCTTTCTCCCACCATGTTATTTTTGTGTGGTGTTTTAGATAATCATAATAATTTGTATTGATTCTTTTATCAATAGTTTGTACGTTTACCTTGAATAGTGCAGTCGCAAAGCCATTATCATTCATTAGGTCAGGATAAATCAAAGGAGAAATAGCATCAGCACTTTTTCCTGTTGGCAAATCGAAACCAAATGAAGAGGCAATATCTCCCAAAGCACCAACATCCATAGAAGGACTTGCTTCTGGTGCCATAGCAGTTTCACTTTTGTATGTTCTTGGTACACAAAGAATGATATAAGATGATAATGCAATAACGATTGGGAGTGTTATCAAGAATAGTTTCTTATGTTCTCCGATTCTTTTAAACACCAACCGTAAATCTATTTGTTTTACATTTTCTTCGTTTTCCATTAATTTGATACTTTTAATATGGTAGTATTATTAGTCTTTGAAACTAATCTATCTATTTTATCACGTGCTCTTTTGATAAGGATACTTACATACAAGTACATCTTTAAAAGATATACTTGTATGTAGATACGATTTATTAATATCGTTTTTCCTCTTCATTATACATTTACTTTCTATTTCAAGATGTTGGCAAGTGTAGCCAGCACGGCTGCCATACTTGATGTACTTGAACCGATAGTCATAAGTTCAGCAAGGCTCATCTTTGCGCGCGACTTGCTTGGAACAATGATTTCGCAACCAGGTCGAACCTTCGCATTGTGTCCAACTTTTGCAAGTGTACCATTCATATATAATATATAGGTGCGGCTTTTCTTTGCGTCAGAAGAGAATCCACCTGCTTGGTCAATGTAATAGGCTACGTTTTTACCTTCACGGTAGCTTACTGTGTTTGGATACATTACTGCACCATTGATTTTCACAGTACCATTGTATTGTGGAATGATAATGCGGTCGCCCTCTCGAAGAATAAGGTCGGCATCGCTGCCTGGTGCTGCCAATGCTTTGTCCAATTCAATTCCAACAGGGTAGCTTTCTGGAATTTCAAACTTCTTTAGCAGTGAATCTTGCGTTTGTTGTGAAGCCTGAAGAATGCCTGCTGCATTCGAACTCTTCGCAGCAAGGTCAAGGAAACTTTTGTTTTCCTGTTCCATCTGCATCTTATAAACAGCCTCCATACGCATTTTCTCTACCTTGTTAGGTTTGCGTTCCAATCTTGCTCCTTGTATATAAGCTAAGTCTGTTGCGCCACCTGCAGCTTTGAATATGTCTGTCAAGCGAGTGTTGCGACCTGTAAGCGAGTAGTTTCCTTCAAACAGTACTTCACCTTCAATGCTTACATTCTGTTGCTTTGTTGTACCAGGGCTCTTGCGTACAAATACTTGGTCGAAAGGTGCAAGGATAAATCCTGGTTGTCCATCAATGACAAAGCCATCTTTCAAACTGAATGTGAAACTTTGAGCAATAATAGAGTCAGATACCGTTGCCTGTGGATTCACAAATCTTCTCGAAACATCAACTCTTACCGTAGATGCTGTTTGTTTTAATCCACCTGCCTGCAAAATGAAGTCTTCAAGTGTTTCGTTATCGGCATATTTATACTTGCCAGGATATTGCACTTCTCCATAAATAGTTAGTATCTGCTCTTCTTGTACATCGGTTCGTGTCGGTACAAACAGTACGTCCTCGTTCTGTAAAGGAATGTCAGCAACCTTTCCAAGTAAAATGCCCTCTACATCTACCGAAACGACTTCCAACGTGCGGTCTGCTTTCATACGATGCATTACTGCGTGCGGTCCGAAGGCTACTTCTGTAAGACCTTCTGCTGCTTCTACCAATGCACGTACACTGTTAATCTGTCCGCCTACTTCGTACATACCAGGACGGAATACAGCTCCTTTTATTTCAACCATATTCTCGTAACGTGGAATAACGGAATCAACGCTGATAGAGTCTTCGTCAGAAAGTCTGAAACGGTTCATGTCGAACTCGTTTACATTATATATAGAGTATTGGCGACCCGTTTTTCTTCTTACACGAACAGATTTCGTATAGGCATCGCCAGCAAAGCCACCTGCATAGTTGATGAGCGCACCAAGACTTTCGTTACGCTTCATTTCATAATACATTGGGCGTTTCACCTTGCCACTAACATTTACAAGTACTTCGTAGGCATCAACGGCAATAACGTCATTGTCTGCCAATCGAACGTTACCTGTTAGTTTTCCGCGTTTCAAGAAATCGTAAACATCGACTGTGCTTATGAGACGTCCCTGTCTGTAAACCTTAATGTTACGAAGTGTACCAAGGTCTGTGATTCCTCCTGCCATATACAACGCATTGAATACGGTTGTAAAAGCTGATAACGTGTAAGTACCTGGTGCTTTTACCTCGCCTACTACGTTCACCATTATGGTGTGGGTTTGCCC
This window encodes:
- a CDS encoding glycosyltransferase family 2 protein, with protein sequence MKISIITATYNSEATIADTINSVLNQEYSDIEYLVIDGGSSDGTLDIVKANAPRFDGKLRWVSESDRGIYDAMNKGIRMATGDIIGILNSDDYYTSNDVLSTYAETFKTSKVDAVYGDIHFIREGQPHKIARYYSSKIFRPALLRFGFMPAHPSFYVRRSVYEQAGFYSLDYKIGADFEMMVRLFKKHRISYKYIQKDMVTMRMGGASTSGLGSHKLLLKEDARACRENGIYSNTFLIALKYFYKIFEFRI
- a CDS encoding capsular biosynthesis protein; amino-acid sequence: MNLGLLLPTNIYFCPYVKIYTDVLDKNNIQYDIIYPDKRGLKEEAAYRYTRKIDDKANKMAKLLYYWDYSRFLRKTIKKEQYDKLIVFGPQVAIFLKSFLKKHYKNKFILDYRDLSIEQNFKGIYGELMELAALHVVSSPGFIKCLPNVCDSVLSHNLDINILKQAINDNDLSYTINNKEINVLTIGGIRDYEQNAAVIEALGNRENFLVSFVGRGIDAPRLEEFAKKGNYKNVIFSGYYDKKDESSIINKSTMMNIFYPRKLSHDTALSNRFYNSIFFRKPMITTADTIQGEYTKNYKLGLAITDTTNLAEEITTYLNTFDKEEYEENRKKLLKDFYSDYELFEEKVLAFCE
- the wecB gene encoding non-hydrolyzing UDP-N-acetylglucosamine 2-epimerase, which produces MKKILLTFGTRPEAIKMAPLILELNKHRDKVETIVCVTGQHREMLDQVLSIFKIKPNYDLNIMKKGQDLYDITSKVLLGLRDIFKETRPDLVLVHGDTTTSMAAALAAYYQQIPVGHVEAGLRTYNIYSPWPEEINRQLIGRISNYNFSPTSTSSTNLIKEGVNETSIHITGNTVIDSLYWVVNKIKSDQQLNIKLKEEIKTFGYDIDRLQGNRRMVLITGHRRENLGDGFIHIAQAIQELSTQFPDVDFVYPMHLNPNVRKSIYEVLGNDLSHFSNMFFIEPLEYLSFIYMMEKADVVLTDSGGIQEEAPSLKKPVLVMRGTTERPEAVEAGTVILVGTDKEKIVSNVSKLLTDHNHYQQMAKAINPYGDGKACERIVNILLSL
- a CDS encoding glycoside hydrolase family 99-like domain-containing protein, which gives rise to MKARVIAYYLPQFHPIPENDEAWGKGFTEWTNVAKAKPQFRGHYQPHIPADLGFYDLRLPEIREQQAALAREYGIEGFCYYHYWMGRDKLLLQRPFQEVLESGKPDFPFCLCWANHEWTTKTWQKDGKNKVIAPMEYGGEKDYTEHFNYVLPAFKDKRYITIDGKPVFVIYDPYHFKDVSIFMEIWRKLAEENGLSGIYFVAQIANTSTIKRNADGTLTRVIPNLKDSKEVYNNILALGFDGINSYGKSRGEMCYQGKTMRIVKQLLHKKLPFLPSLKLEYSKVVSNFFAPEDKWDNVYPMIIPGWDRTPRAGNSEGIYINSTPENFKKHIEQALNIIDSKPQEHKILFLKSWNEWGEGNYVEPDLKYGHAYLNAIKENIL
- a CDS encoding O-antigen polymerase, translated to MSVIESNYILSAFLILLWVITLIWYQRKNKNFDAGSFIIVMYIIYAVFSIMTINDDSIPQLTNYEPLTLFPYLYLYVMMMIALTPAIYHHTNSTDSIEYPQSNILRIIATIIIVVAILNLPGIVSDFRNGLMSIFTDAEAGKKAYMEQIDNASNVGGAIRNIPAILFNSFSDIGIFLLFYFMTMSKKNHKIIYGLLFANVINLIMPVMRGQRSGVALAFLTIICGYFLFKQYLSKRLNKVIKKIGIVFIAIITLPVAAITISRFGSEKAGVATFINWYIGQGNIYFNNHALDDNGLRYGDRTLNLFKRLVDSKTSMNYVERRETYSKLKINDEVFSTFVGDFTIDFGPFFAVIIFIVFNFFVIYSFQKNKTNNNKIKLHQLLLLYFTVCISAQGGMYLFSYSDTRNLNIIVLALLYYYLKYHEALLEKFPLKKQNK
- a CDS encoding oligosaccharide flippase family protein — translated: MPDIKESAKTKNIASNTLFLFVRMLVITFLNLYIVRVIIKGLGVEDYGIFNTIAGVVTVASFLTGVLSLSIQRFFSFYIGKNDTQKQTEIYSSCINIIAILSLLIIFIFETVGLWFVNTQLVIPAARMTAVIWLYQFTIFTFIFSLFQIPYTAAIFAHEDIGVYAVVSTVECLLRLGAAILIGKFMIDNLSFYGMCLLISSIIIFTIYLWYGKAHYKECHYHKTTDRKLYKELLSFSGWTLFGNVANIGMQQGNIILLNIFFGATINAAFGVALQINNAFGALCNSIIIPLRPAMIKAYAEENFSYLNKLFSVGNKLILYALLAIGTPIILEMPNILNWWLNITDDNFILFARLIIIYIVCLSMNNPITTIIQATGKVKEYHLKVESMTLLCLPISWIFFTLRLPSYFALISMIGVSALAHIIRLFCLRKYYHRFSISSYITTLIIPGVIILTLGVGSSYLLQKNIDSNILRILFIFLYSPTFFIVFALLLGTNKSEKKVLYSYVNSFITKRLCR
- a CDS encoding chain-length determining protein; protein product: MENEENVKQIDLRLVFKRIGEHKKLFLITLPIVIALSSYIILCVPRTYKSETAMAPEASPSMDVGALGDIASSFGFDLPTGKSADAISPLIYPDLMNDNGFATALFKVNVQTIDKRINTNYYDYLKHHTKITWWEKAYTWALQKLSPKNTANFAPEKFNPYQLSKIDNDLVKGMRDNIKISTDKKTGIISIATVAQDPMVAKMLADATRTQLQKYIIEYRTKKLRNDVNHYQSLVNQAKKEYEKVRKEYGQISDADIDVVLESVKLKQNDLENDMQLKYNTYTTLMAQLKAADAKLQEHTPVFTTIQGAEVPVKPSDPKRMLFVLEMFISAFIILSVYVIRDILH
- a CDS encoding SLBB domain-containing protein, giving the protein MKRYVLLLFVMLSALSVYAQSGMTDTQVMEFIVKEHNKGTSQTQIVTKLMQNGVDISQIRRVRDTYEKMKKGNSSLGAASSKESNTERSRKNNGQQRPGMNKKKIAEKTMQDYEDSENEANKYSNKRLDSESDYPNTYDEEDGDFLLIQEEMNDWLPQDTATMYKNLVKQMKKKKKQVWGRNIFNNKNLSFEPNMNMALPANYRLGPGDAVFIDIYGASQKSYETTVAPDGIVTLDGFGPIQVSGLTVKQANERIRAKLGKRYSNSKIRLSVGQTHTIMVNVVGEVKAPGTYTLSAFTTVFNALYMAGGITDLGTLRNIKVYRQGRLISTVDVYDFLKRGKLTGNVRLADNDVIAVDAYEVLVNVSGKVKRPMYYEMKRNESLGALINYAGGFAGDAYTKSVRVRRKTGRQYSIYNVNEFDMNRFRLSDEDSISVDSVIPRYENMVEIKGAVFRPGMYEVGGQINSVRALVEAAEGLTEVAFGPHAVMHRMKADRTLEVVSVDVEGILLGKVADIPLQNEDVLFVPTRTDVQEEQILTIYGEVQYPGKYKYADNETLEDFILQAGGLKQTASTVRVDVSRRFVNPQATVSDSIIAQSFTFSLKDGFVIDGQPGFILAPFDQVFVRKSPGTTKQQNVSIEGEVLFEGNYSLTGRNTRLTDIFKAAGGATDLAYIQGARLERKPNKVEKMRMEAVYKMQMEQENKSFLDLAAKSSNAAGILQASQQTQDSLLKKFEIPESYPVGIELDKALAAPGSDADLILREGDRIIIPQYNGTVKINGAVMYPNTVSYREGKNVAYYIDQAGGFSSDAKKSRTYILYMNGTLAKVGHNAKVRPGCEIIVPSKSRAKMSLAELMTIGSSTSSMAAVLATLANILK